One Corythoichthys intestinalis isolate RoL2023-P3 chromosome 9, ASM3026506v1, whole genome shotgun sequence DNA window includes the following coding sequences:
- the LOC130921466 gene encoding sodium- and chloride-dependent taurine transporter-like, producing the protein MAQKEKLQCLKDFHKDTLKPSPGKSPGTRPEDEAEGKHPQREKWASKLDFVLSVAGGFVGLGNVWRFPYLCYKNGGGAFLIPYFIFLFGGGLPVFFLEVALGQFTSEGGITCWGKLCPIFTGIGYASIIIVSLLNIYYIVILAWGVYYLFQCFQPELPWAKCNQPWNTERCIEDTYRKNKSLWLPSNFSNFTSPVTEFWEHKVLGISSGIEDMGPVKWDLALCLLLVWVICFFCIWKGVKSTGKVVYITATFPFVMLIVLLIRGVTLPGASEGIKFYLYPDLARLKDPEVWIDAGTQIFFSYAICLGAMTSLGSYNKYKYNCYRDCLLLGALNSGTSFVSGFAIFSVLGFMAQEQGVNIADVAESGPGLAFIAYPKAVTMMPFPTLWAILFFIMLLLLGLDSQFVEVEGQITSLVDLYPSFLRKGYRREVFIAIICCISYLLGLTMVTKGGMYVFQLFDYYAASGVCLLWVAFFECVAVAWVYGVDNFYDAVEDMIGYRPNPWMKWSWSVITPVLCVSCFIFSLVKYKPLTYNKVYEYPDWAIGVGWTLALASMICIPMVVVIKIIRSDGPLIERIKAVAAPVRGGASSRPADHRGPREQAYPVDPNGNKGLLMKGPSHTIVETMM; encoded by the exons ATGGCTCAAAAGGAAAAACTGCAGTGCCTGAAGGACTTCCACAAGGACACTCTGAAGCCGTCTCCCGGCAAGAGTCCCGGAACCCGACCCGAAGACGAGGCCGAGGGCAAGCACCCCCAGCGAGAGAAGTGGGCCAGCAAGCTGGACTTTGTCCTGTCTGTCGCCGGCGGATTCGTTGGTTTAGGGAACGTCTGGCGCTTCCCGTACCTCTGCTACAAAAATGGCGGAG GTGCTTTCCTCATCCCCTACTTCATCTTCCTGTTTGGCGGAGGCCTCCCGGTTTTCTTCCTGGAGGTGGCACTGGGTCAGTTCACCTCTGAGGGTGGCATCACCTGCTGGGGAAAGTTGTGCCCCATCTTTACCG GAATCGGTTATGCCTCCATCATCATCGTTTCCCTGCTGAACATCTACTACATCGTCATCCTGGCCTGGGGAGTCTACTACCTATTTCAG TGTTTCCAGCCCGAACTCCCGTGGGCCAAGTGTAACCAGCCCTGGAACACGGAACGCTGCATCGAGGACACCTACCGCAAGAACAAAAGCCTCTGGCTGCCttccaacttctccaactttacTTCCCCTGTCACAGAGTTCTGGGA GCACAAAGTGTTGGGCATCAGCAGCGGCATTGAAGACATGGGCCCAGTCAAGTGGGACCTGGCTCTCTGTCTCTTGCTGGTCTGGGTCATCTGCTTCTTCTGCATCTGGAAGGGTGTTAAGTCCACCGGGAAG GTTGTGTACATCACGGCCACGTTCCCGTTCGTCATGCTCATCGTTCTGCTGATTCGTGGCGTCACTTTGCCCGGTGCCTCCGAGGGTATCAAGTTCTACTTGTACCCTGATCTCGCCCGCCTCAAGGACCCAGAG GTGTGGATTGACGCCGGCACCCAGATCTTCTTCTCCTATGCCATCTGTTTGGGCGCCATGACATCCCTGGGCAGTTACAACAAGTACAAATACAACTGCTACAG GGACTGTTTGCTGCTGGGAGCCCTCAACAGTGGCACCAGTTTTGTGTCCGGCTTCGCAATATTTTCCGTCCTGGGCTTTATGGCGCAAGAGCAAGGGGTGAACATTGCGGATGTGGCAGAGTCAG GTCCCGGCTTGGCCTTCATTGCCTACCCCAAAGCCGTAACCATGATGCCTTTCCCCACACTCTGGGCCATCCTCTTCTTCATCATGCTCCTGCTGCTTGGCCTCGACAGTCAG TTTGTGGAGGTGGAAGGGCAGATCACATCACTGGTGGATCTGTATCCGTCCTTCCTACGGAAGGGTTACCGCAGAGAGGTCTTCATCGCTATCATATGCTGCATTAGTTACCTGCTGGGACTCACCATGGTTACCAAG GGTGGCATGTACGTGTTCCAGCTGTTTGATTACTATGCAGCGAGCGGTGTGTGCCTTCTGTGGGTGGCATTCTTTGAATGTGTAGCTGTTGCCTGGGTTTATG GCGTTGATAACTTCTACGATGCTGTGGAGGACATGATCGGCTACAGACCAAACCCTTGGATGAAATGGAGCTGGTCTGTCATCACTCCCGTCTTGTGCGTG agCTGCTTTATTTTCTCTCTGGTCAAATACAAGCCGCTGACGTACAACAAAGTGTATGAGTACCCTGACTGGGCCATCGGAGTGGGTTGGACTCTGGCCTTGGCCTCCATGATCTGTATCCCAATGGTGGTGGTCATCAAGATCATACGATCCGACGGGCCTCTTATCGAG AGGATCAAGGCGGTGGCCGCCCCAGTCCGCGGCGGCGCCAGCTCCCGTCCGGCCGACCACCGCGGCCCACGGGAGCAGGCCTACCCCGTGGATCCCAACGGGAACAAGGGATTGCTGATGAAGGGCCCTAGCCACACCATCGTAGAAAccatgatgtaa